In Azospirillum baldaniorum, one DNA window encodes the following:
- a CDS encoding LOG family protein, which produces MKDSRPNHESAAYRIAFEDRDFLLSEPMRGVRFMLEYAKPESELKAWGIRSTIVVYGSARVPSPERAEQLLRDARTPEERQLAERRAKQAAWYEEARAFGRIVSERGGALAPTEDGQRDNVIATGGGPGLMEAANRGAQEAGAPSIGFNISLPQEPHPNPYSTPELTFRFHYFAIRKMHLAMRANGLAIFPGGFGTFDEAFEILNLRNTNKASRLPIVFVGRDYWNEVVNFRALADHGMISAGDLELFDIADTAEEAWDCMTRLGLKRGNPPLGPAGTGMSASEDS; this is translated from the coding sequence ATGAAGGACAGCAGGCCGAACCACGAATCCGCCGCCTACCGCATCGCCTTCGAGGACCGCGATTTCCTGTTGAGCGAGCCGATGCGCGGGGTGCGTTTCATGCTCGAATACGCCAAGCCGGAATCGGAGCTGAAGGCCTGGGGCATCCGCTCCACCATTGTGGTCTACGGCAGCGCGCGGGTGCCCTCTCCCGAGCGGGCGGAGCAGCTTCTCCGCGACGCCCGGACGCCGGAGGAGCGGCAACTGGCCGAGCGGCGGGCCAAGCAGGCGGCCTGGTACGAGGAGGCGCGGGCCTTCGGGCGCATCGTGTCGGAGCGCGGCGGCGCCCTGGCGCCCACCGAGGACGGGCAGCGGGACAACGTGATCGCCACCGGCGGCGGCCCCGGCCTGATGGAAGCCGCCAACCGCGGCGCGCAGGAGGCCGGGGCGCCGAGCATCGGCTTCAACATCAGCCTGCCGCAGGAGCCGCACCCCAACCCCTACAGCACGCCGGAGCTGACCTTCCGCTTCCATTATTTCGCCATCCGGAAAATGCATCTGGCGATGCGCGCCAACGGGCTGGCGATCTTCCCCGGCGGCTTCGGCACCTTCGACGAGGCGTTCGAGATCCTGAACCTGCGCAACACCAACAAGGCGTCCCGCCTGCCCATCGTCTTCGTTGGACGCGACTACTGGAACGAGGTGGTGAACTTCCGGGCGCTGGCCGACCACGGCATGATCAGCGCCGGCGATCTGGAACTGTTCGACATCGCCGACACGGCGGAGGAGGCGTGGGACTGCATGACCCGGCTCGGCCTCAAGCGCGGCAACCCGCCGCTCGGCCCCGCCGGCACCGGCATGTCGGCGTCCGAGGACAGCTGA
- a CDS encoding efflux RND transporter periplasmic adaptor subunit, with the protein MPDDVTSVRMEAANPLNSLLLLLNLQQEARQAQNPEALRFLMVNQTRRMIAYQQAVFLAVAPSGKARLEAVSNVAVPERDAPFTRWLEAAASAIAAGAEARNLHGIAPTEVPPALARDWGQWGPAQALWVPLPGPDGTLTAVLWLARDDAWTEGEKVLLGQLSGGYGHAWWALTRAGRRSGVRARKGIWALAVVAILGAVLAIPVPQSTLAPAEVAPRDPLIVSAPLEGVIERFHVQPNEPVTSGQPLFTFEATVLKSRLEVARKALASAEAELLTASQGAFTDPQSKARIAQLKTQVELRRAEMDFARDLMDRVTVKAERTGIAVFTDANDWLGKPVAVGERILTLADPQVAEVDVHVPVNDAIVLQEGAEVSLYLNVDPLRPLRATVSHASYEPGLTPGGVLAYRVRADLAPDQPTPRIGLRGTAKIQGERVPLAFYLFRRPLAALRQTVGL; encoded by the coding sequence GTGCCCGATGACGTCACATCCGTCCGGATGGAAGCGGCCAACCCGCTGAACAGCCTCCTGCTCCTCCTGAACTTGCAGCAGGAGGCCCGGCAGGCCCAGAATCCGGAAGCGCTGCGCTTCCTCATGGTCAACCAGACGCGGCGGATGATCGCCTACCAGCAGGCGGTCTTCCTGGCCGTCGCGCCGTCGGGCAAGGCGCGGCTTGAGGCCGTGTCCAACGTCGCCGTTCCAGAGCGCGATGCCCCCTTCACCCGCTGGCTGGAGGCCGCGGCTTCGGCCATCGCCGCGGGAGCGGAGGCGCGCAACCTGCACGGCATCGCCCCCACGGAGGTGCCGCCCGCGCTGGCCCGCGACTGGGGGCAGTGGGGACCGGCGCAGGCGCTGTGGGTGCCTCTGCCGGGTCCGGACGGCACCTTGACGGCGGTGTTGTGGCTCGCCCGCGACGATGCTTGGACGGAAGGGGAAAAGGTGCTGCTCGGGCAGCTTTCCGGCGGCTATGGGCACGCCTGGTGGGCGTTGACTCGGGCCGGGCGCCGTTCCGGAGTGCGGGCGCGCAAAGGAATTTGGGCGCTGGCGGTGGTGGCGATCCTGGGGGCGGTTCTGGCCATCCCGGTTCCGCAATCGACGCTGGCTCCGGCGGAGGTAGCGCCGCGCGACCCGCTGATCGTCAGCGCGCCGCTGGAGGGCGTCATCGAACGCTTCCACGTCCAGCCGAACGAGCCGGTGACCTCCGGTCAGCCTCTGTTCACGTTCGAAGCAACGGTTCTGAAGAGTCGTCTGGAAGTCGCGCGCAAGGCGCTGGCTTCGGCGGAGGCGGAGTTGCTGACCGCCTCCCAGGGGGCTTTCACCGATCCGCAAAGCAAGGCCCGCATCGCCCAGCTGAAGACTCAGGTGGAGCTGCGCCGGGCGGAAATGGACTTCGCCCGCGACCTGATGGACCGCGTCACCGTGAAGGCGGAGCGGACGGGCATCGCCGTCTTCACCGACGCCAACGACTGGCTGGGCAAACCGGTGGCGGTCGGCGAGCGCATCCTGACCCTGGCCGATCCGCAGGTTGCCGAGGTCGATGTGCATGTCCCGGTCAACGACGCGATCGTGCTTCAGGAGGGGGCCGAGGTCAGCCTCTATCTGAACGTCGATCCTCTGCGTCCGCTGCGCGCGACGGTGTCCCACGCCAGCTATGAACCGGGACTCACCCCCGGCGGTGTCCTGGCCTACCGCGTCCGCGCCGATCTGGCGCCGGACCAGCCGACCCCGCGCATCGGGCTGCGTGGCACCGCCAAGATCCAGGGCGAGCGGGTGCCGCTGGCCTTCTACCTGTTCCGCCGTCCGCTGGCGGCGCTGCGCCAGACCGTGGGGCTCTGA
- a CDS encoding mechanosensitive ion channel family protein, protein MAQTPDAHAPAAGAPATALEVYAARLEAVAATYPQLPTILSDAFARPNGREAAVHPLRLLRGLLILFAAGTAALLLTRRVLAGPVRKLELDDGAPLLTGALRFVLGLVPVGAFALGVLVVYAIVRPPHPAAPAVLLAVLQAALTVLVTDRLIRFLCAPRRPRLRLIPLEDADARALHRTGVVTVTLAATVLGLIDLLLALGVGGNAIVAIGLPLSTVPFLYLLYRVWRGRAPVARAIARPLGVEVKDHPTLGLWAVAASVYLVALWLVVAAAAVRLEPATGPRMLASLLVALAVPAVALMAQRPLARFYRGEETEAGKAAVARVMRALWSALFVVGVFATAAIWGFRVEKASGATGIALRLLFNVTVVLLLGYVAWTMVVRAIDRTLEEARNDGVSSRGQRLATLLPLLRKFLQVVLVVIVVMIALSSLGIEIGPLLAGAGVVGIAIGLGAQSTIADILAGVFFLLEDAFHMGDYVEVGNLRGTVEGISLRSLKLRHHRGAVHTLPFGQIKALTNYSRDWALMRLEFRVPPETDMGLVKKLVKDVGKELSADPEMGPSFIEPLKSQGVRRVEDDAAIIGVKFITKPNEQFVIRREAYHRLIRAFQDHGIHLVGRGVVVRVDDPDAANRIIGFAAAQAMNGTGKESGAAE, encoded by the coding sequence GTGGCGCAGACGCCCGATGCCCATGCGCCCGCGGCCGGGGCACCGGCGACGGCGCTGGAGGTGTATGCCGCGCGCCTGGAGGCGGTCGCCGCCACCTATCCACAGCTTCCCACCATCCTGTCGGACGCCTTCGCCCGCCCCAACGGGCGGGAGGCGGCGGTGCACCCGCTGCGCCTGCTGCGCGGGCTGCTGATCCTCTTCGCGGCGGGGACGGCGGCGTTGCTGCTGACGCGCCGGGTCCTGGCGGGGCCGGTCCGCAAGCTGGAGTTGGACGATGGGGCGCCGCTGTTGACCGGCGCGCTGCGCTTCGTGCTGGGGCTGGTGCCGGTGGGTGCCTTCGCGCTCGGCGTGCTGGTCGTCTATGCAATCGTGCGCCCGCCGCATCCCGCGGCCCCGGCCGTCCTTCTGGCGGTGCTCCAGGCGGCGCTGACCGTTCTGGTGACCGACCGTCTGATCCGCTTCCTCTGCGCGCCGAGGCGCCCCAGGCTGCGCCTGATCCCGCTGGAGGACGCCGACGCGCGCGCTCTGCACCGCACGGGCGTGGTCACCGTGACGTTGGCCGCAACGGTGCTCGGGCTGATCGATCTTCTGCTGGCACTGGGGGTCGGCGGAAACGCCATCGTCGCGATCGGCCTGCCGCTGAGCACCGTGCCCTTCCTGTATCTGCTTTACCGCGTGTGGCGCGGGCGTGCTCCGGTGGCGCGGGCCATCGCCCGCCCTTTGGGCGTCGAGGTGAAGGACCACCCCACGCTGGGACTGTGGGCGGTGGCGGCGTCGGTCTATCTCGTCGCCTTGTGGCTGGTCGTCGCGGCAGCGGCGGTGCGGCTGGAGCCGGCGACGGGGCCGCGGATGCTCGCCAGCCTGTTGGTGGCGTTGGCCGTGCCGGCCGTCGCGCTGATGGCCCAGCGCCCGCTCGCGCGCTTCTACCGGGGGGAGGAGACGGAGGCGGGGAAGGCCGCGGTGGCGCGGGTGATGCGGGCGCTGTGGTCGGCCCTGTTCGTCGTCGGCGTCTTCGCCACCGCGGCCATCTGGGGGTTCCGGGTGGAGAAGGCCAGCGGGGCGACCGGCATCGCCCTGCGGCTGCTGTTCAACGTGACGGTCGTGCTTTTGCTGGGCTACGTCGCCTGGACGATGGTGGTGCGGGCGATCGACCGGACGCTGGAGGAGGCCCGGAACGACGGGGTGTCGTCGCGCGGCCAGCGCTTGGCGACCCTGCTGCCGCTGCTGCGGAAGTTCCTTCAGGTCGTCCTGGTCGTCATCGTGGTCATGATCGCTCTGTCCTCGCTGGGCATCGAGATCGGGCCGCTGCTCGCCGGGGCGGGGGTGGTCGGCATCGCCATCGGGTTGGGCGCGCAATCGACCATTGCCGATATCCTGGCCGGCGTCTTCTTCCTGCTGGAGGACGCGTTCCACATGGGCGACTATGTGGAGGTCGGCAACCTGCGCGGCACGGTGGAAGGCATATCCCTGCGCTCCTTGAAGCTGCGCCACCACCGCGGCGCGGTGCACACGCTGCCCTTCGGCCAGATCAAGGCGCTGACCAACTACAGCCGCGACTGGGCGCTGATGCGCCTGGAGTTCCGTGTCCCGCCGGAGACCGACATGGGGCTGGTCAAGAAGCTGGTGAAGGACGTCGGCAAGGAGCTTTCCGCCGACCCGGAGATGGGGCCAAGCTTCATCGAACCGTTGAAGTCCCAGGGCGTGCGGCGGGTGGAGGACGACGCGGCGATCATCGGCGTCAAGTTCATCACCAAGCCCAACGAGCAGTTCGTCATCCGGCGCGAGGCGTACCATCGCCTGATCCGCGCCTTCCAGGACCATGGCATCCATCTGGTCGGGCGCGGCGTGGTGGTGCGGGTGGACGATCCGGACGCCGCCAACCGAATCATCGGCTTCGCCGCCGCCCAGGCCATGAACGGCACCGGCAAGGAGAGCGGAGCCGCGGAGTGA
- a CDS encoding DUF3750 domain-containing protein, protein MTATILVILMTLVLLLAGPAFVIASGTATLGVDWSRADRASVGLAPDPATTQEAVVQVYAARALSWRGAFGTHPWFAVKPAGASAYTVYEVIGWRVYRGLPAVAVSNRDPDGRWFGSAPAVLAELRGPAAEAAIPKIAEAAQSYPYAGEYRIWPGPNSNTFAAWVGRAVPELRLDLPSTALGKDYLGTGLIARAPSGTGWQVSLFGLAGLLLAREEGFEVNLLGMTFGVDPFDLAVKIPGVGRVALSAPAPTAPAADSPPPG, encoded by the coding sequence ATGACGGCCACCATCCTGGTGATTTTGATGACGCTGGTCCTGCTGCTGGCCGGTCCGGCCTTCGTGATCGCGTCGGGAACGGCGACGCTGGGGGTGGACTGGAGCCGGGCGGACCGCGCGTCCGTCGGCCTCGCCCCCGATCCCGCCACGACGCAAGAGGCGGTGGTGCAGGTCTACGCCGCCCGCGCCCTGTCCTGGCGCGGCGCCTTCGGCACGCACCCGTGGTTCGCGGTGAAGCCGGCGGGGGCGTCGGCCTACACCGTCTATGAGGTGATCGGCTGGCGGGTCTACCGCGGTCTGCCGGCGGTGGCGGTCAGCAACCGCGATCCGGACGGGCGCTGGTTCGGCTCCGCCCCCGCCGTGCTGGCCGAGTTGCGCGGCCCCGCCGCCGAGGCCGCCATCCCCAAGATCGCCGAGGCGGCCCAGAGCTACCCCTACGCCGGGGAATACCGCATCTGGCCCGGCCCCAACAGCAACACCTTCGCCGCTTGGGTGGGGCGGGCGGTGCCGGAGCTGCGGCTCGACCTTCCCTCCACGGCGCTCGGCAAGGACTATCTGGGCACCGGCCTGATCGCGCGGGCGCCCAGCGGCACCGGCTGGCAGGTCAGCCTGTTCGGCCTCGCCGGCCTCCTCCTGGCCAGGGAGGAGGGGTTCGAGGTGAACCTGCTGGGCATGACCTTCGGGGTCGATCCCTTCGATCTCGCGGTCAAGATCCCGGGCGTCGGGCGGGTGGCGCTGAGCGCTCCCGCGCCGACGGCTCCGGCCGCCGACAGTCCGCCGCCCGGTTGA
- a CDS encoding RT0821/Lpp0805 family surface protein codes for MRLLPIPSFAFGLYAAALVATLDVAAPAQAQFGLFLGGRGGVDLTDEDWDLFRKALSDALTPMEAGRRTEWNNPKTGVRGDVVVEKIHERDGAPCGDVQANFIRRTVQPYRLTFCKMANGRWAIAP; via the coding sequence ATGCGCTTGTTACCCATCCCGTCCTTTGCCTTCGGGCTTTACGCCGCCGCGCTGGTCGCGACGCTGGATGTCGCCGCCCCGGCGCAGGCGCAGTTCGGCCTTTTCCTCGGCGGACGCGGCGGGGTGGATTTGACGGACGAGGATTGGGACCTGTTCCGCAAGGCGCTCAGCGACGCCCTGACCCCGATGGAAGCGGGTCGGCGCACCGAATGGAACAACCCGAAGACCGGGGTGCGCGGCGATGTGGTCGTGGAGAAGATCCACGAGCGCGACGGTGCCCCCTGCGGGGACGTTCAGGCCAATTTCATTCGGCGGACCGTCCAGCCCTACAGACTGACCTTTTGCAAAATGGCCAACGGGCGGTGGGCAATCGCTCCCTGA
- a CDS encoding TolC family protein, producing MTRFASSLRPRGHTVRASFALAAAALLASGCSISPKPLTDDENVSRLREDMSVIMAPQEPIAGPVSMHEAMARAIKYNLDERVKLMEMAVANQQLDLSRFDMLPRLVAGAGYTGRNNESGSESLNLATGRRTGESTTATDRYRRTADLGFTWNILDFGVSYLRARQNSNLVLIADERRRRVVQGILQDVRTSYWRAVAAERLLKRIEPLEKRIEAARKNANDLEAQRVQAPLQTLSYQRALVDTLRQLQTLRRELVASKSQLGALMGLPPGENFTLQMPPDVTGKDVPAITASVESLETYALLNRPELLEESYNARITADETHRALLKLLPGIDLNAGLHYDSNSFLLNQRWADYGARVSWNILSLASAPDTHAFSKAQEELVAFRRQALSVAVLSQVRVAMVQFRELSQEFSLNADQASIDRRIRQQYVNSSTVGQQGDMSVIQAEVSELVSDLRRDLVYADLQNAYARVMVSAGVDPMPEAVPSQDLTTLRQAVSDGLGAWQQKAGGTARLQDLLVPAATTSEKAPAEKAPAEKAPVEKAAEPQTEPKAAPLAARNDEPAERKAAVPERVTVAELPQAASMSAPMTVSYSPSSRSEPAKVYSVPLSALAPMGRASAR from the coding sequence ATGACCCGGTTCGCTTCCTCCCTCCGGCCGCGGGGCCACACGGTCCGCGCGTCCTTCGCCCTGGCCGCCGCCGCGCTGCTCGCCAGCGGATGTTCGATCAGCCCGAAGCCTCTGACCGATGATGAGAATGTGTCCCGTCTGCGCGAGGACATGTCGGTTATCATGGCGCCGCAGGAGCCGATCGCCGGCCCGGTGTCGATGCACGAGGCGATGGCGCGGGCCATCAAGTACAACCTCGACGAACGCGTGAAGCTGATGGAGATGGCGGTCGCCAACCAGCAGCTCGACCTGTCGCGGTTCGACATGCTGCCGCGTCTCGTGGCGGGGGCCGGCTACACCGGGCGCAACAACGAATCCGGGTCGGAAAGCCTCAATCTCGCCACCGGCCGCCGCACCGGCGAAAGCACCACCGCCACGGACCGGTATCGCCGGACCGCCGACCTGGGCTTCACCTGGAACATTCTCGATTTCGGCGTCAGCTACCTGCGCGCCCGCCAGAACTCCAACCTCGTCCTGATCGCCGACGAGCGCCGCCGCCGCGTCGTCCAGGGCATCCTCCAAGACGTGCGCACCTCCTACTGGCGCGCCGTCGCCGCGGAGCGGTTGCTGAAGCGGATCGAGCCGCTGGAGAAGCGCATCGAGGCGGCGCGCAAGAACGCGAACGACCTGGAGGCCCAGCGCGTCCAGGCTCCGTTGCAGACCCTGTCCTACCAGCGCGCGCTGGTCGACACGCTGCGCCAGCTCCAGACCCTGCGGCGCGAGCTGGTGGCCTCCAAGTCGCAGCTCGGCGCGCTGATGGGCCTGCCGCCGGGCGAGAACTTCACCCTTCAGATGCCGCCGGACGTCACCGGCAAGGACGTGCCGGCGATCACAGCGTCGGTCGAATCCCTGGAAACCTACGCGCTCCTCAACCGTCCGGAGTTGCTGGAGGAGTCCTACAACGCCCGCATCACCGCCGACGAGACGCACCGCGCCCTGCTGAAGCTGCTGCCGGGCATCGACCTGAACGCCGGCCTGCATTACGACAGCAACAGCTTCCTGCTGAACCAGCGCTGGGCCGATTACGGGGCGCGGGTGTCGTGGAACATCCTGTCCCTGGCCTCGGCCCCGGACACCCACGCCTTCTCCAAGGCGCAGGAGGAACTGGTCGCCTTCCGCCGTCAGGCGCTGAGCGTGGCGGTGCTGAGCCAGGTGCGGGTGGCGATGGTTCAGTTCCGCGAGCTGTCGCAGGAGTTCTCGCTCAACGCCGACCAGGCGTCGATCGACCGCCGCATCCGCCAGCAGTATGTCAACAGCAGCACGGTCGGCCAGCAGGGCGACATGAGCGTCATCCAGGCCGAGGTGTCGGAACTCGTCTCCGATCTGCGGCGCGATCTCGTCTACGCCGACCTGCAGAACGCCTACGCCCGCGTCATGGTGTCGGCGGGCGTCGATCCGATGCCGGAGGCCGTCCCGTCCCAGGATCTGACGACGCTGCGTCAGGCCGTGTCCGACGGGTTGGGCGCTTGGCAGCAGAAGGCCGGCGGTACGGCACGGCTCCAGGATCTGCTGGTTCCCGCCGCCACGACCTCCGAAAAGGCTCCGGCAGAGAAGGCTCCGGCAGAGAAGGCTCCGGTTGAGAAGGCCGCCGAGCCGCAGACCGAACCGAAGGCCGCCCCGCTCGCTGCTCGCAACGACGAGCCGGCGGAGCGCAAGGCTGCGGTGCCGGAACGCGTGACGGTGGCCGAACTGCCGCAGGCCGCCTCCATGTCCGCGCCGATGACAGTGTCCTACAGCCCGTCATCCCGGTCAGAGCCGGCGAAGGTCTATTCGGTGCCGTTGAGCGCGCTGGCCCCGATGGGGCGTGCCTCCGCGCGTTGA
- a CDS encoding efflux RND transporter periplasmic adaptor subunit — protein sequence MMCRFRPSRFLAALSIALLPLPLAAADPAPAPEGGVRALIEARQHAVLSSEIAGRIGRITVEAGQSFKAGQTLIAFDCSHYQAAVDAARANLRAADVTVRQSRRLEQLKSIGGAEVEMAEVKAEAARADLRKAEIEVRRCDVKAPFDGKVVEQRIREHESVPAGTALLEVLSDRDLRVELIVPSSWLIWLKPGQRFELRIDETGEALDGEVTLIGARVDPVSQSLKVTGKLLADKQGSAPNLVAGMSGTARFNPAEEAKGAR from the coding sequence ATGATGTGCCGCTTTCGCCCCTCACGCTTCCTCGCCGCGCTGTCTATCGCGCTGCTTCCCCTGCCGCTTGCCGCCGCGGATCCGGCACCGGCCCCCGAAGGTGGGGTCCGCGCGTTGATCGAGGCGCGGCAGCACGCCGTCCTTTCCAGCGAGATCGCCGGGCGCATCGGGCGGATCACCGTGGAGGCGGGCCAGTCCTTCAAGGCGGGGCAGACGCTCATCGCCTTCGACTGCAGCCATTATCAGGCGGCGGTCGACGCGGCCCGCGCCAACCTGCGCGCCGCCGACGTCACGGTGCGGCAGAGCCGCCGCCTGGAGCAGCTGAAATCCATCGGCGGGGCCGAGGTCGAGATGGCCGAGGTCAAGGCCGAGGCCGCCCGCGCCGATCTGCGCAAGGCGGAGATCGAGGTCCGCCGCTGCGACGTGAAGGCGCCCTTCGACGGCAAGGTGGTGGAGCAGCGGATCCGCGAGCATGAGTCGGTGCCCGCCGGCACGGCCCTGCTCGAAGTGCTGTCCGACCGCGATCTGCGCGTCGAACTGATCGTCCCGTCCTCCTGGCTGATCTGGCTGAAGCCCGGACAGCGGTTCGAGCTGCGCATCGACGAGACGGGTGAGGCTCTGGACGGCGAGGTCACTCTGATCGGCGCCCGCGTCGACCCGGTCAGCCAGTCGTTGAAGGTTACGGGCAAGCTGCTGGCGGACAAGCAGGGCAGTGCCCCGAATCTGGTCGCAGGCATGAGCGGAACCGCCCGCTTCAACCCGGCGGAGGAGGCCAAAGGTGCCCGATGA
- a CDS encoding HlyD family efflux transporter periplasmic adaptor subunit codes for MGAAAIGMTTGPAVVTPVDPLDSVRLPPLREELQLLPAPPAVDGSPCWTIHDPVRNRYFRIGHGAFEVIARWHHGSPRAIAAAVAAETVLQPEAEDVVGLYKFLAGSNLTQGADVDFLAKQTAARRTSWWMWLLHNYLFFRIPLVRPDAFLNATVRYVAPFYSRAWLWTVIGAGILGLILAMRQWDSFAHTFLHFFTLEGMALYGLTLLVTKTLHELGHAYTAKRFGCRVPTMGAAFLVMWPVLYTDTSDAWRLVSRRARLHIAAAGMLTELALAAFATLAWSFLPDGPLRSAAFFVATVSWVTTLTINLSPFMRFDGYYLLADALDVPNLQDRAFALARWRLREWLFGLGDEVPERFDPWMHRVMLAYAFATWVYRLVLFIGIAVLVYHVFIKVLGIVLFAVEVGWFILRPLVNEVMEWWERRGSLRPNRNLLMTLGVLTALVWLAFVPVTGTIAVPSVWRAEGFSTLFAPVPSRIAEVLVQPGQRVAAGDLLFRLEAPELTSKLQQSELRIALAQDRIDRMLAARDGLDRVRVMEEDLAAGLADRQGLLDGLARLEIRAPIAGTVVDIADALRPGRWVGPSLALGQIVADGGGELVGYVAENDLTRVTVGADAVFHADDPLRPRMAARVAAVDRVSVKGLDVPALASIHGGPIAVESQTGPSMGRTNAEAARSNLKPVEAVYRVTLAPLDRTQAGPAHQMRGVARVDGEARSLADRFWRTALAVLIRETGF; via the coding sequence ATGGGCGCCGCCGCCATCGGCATGACGACGGGGCCGGCGGTGGTCACGCCGGTGGATCCGCTGGACAGCGTGCGGCTGCCGCCGCTGCGCGAGGAGCTTCAGCTGCTGCCGGCCCCACCGGCCGTGGACGGCTCGCCCTGCTGGACGATCCACGATCCGGTGCGCAACCGCTATTTCCGCATTGGCCATGGCGCCTTCGAGGTCATCGCCCGCTGGCATCACGGGTCGCCCCGCGCCATCGCCGCCGCGGTGGCCGCGGAAACGGTCCTGCAGCCGGAGGCGGAGGATGTGGTCGGCCTCTACAAATTCCTGGCCGGCAGCAACCTGACCCAGGGCGCCGACGTCGATTTCCTGGCGAAGCAGACGGCGGCGCGGCGCACCTCCTGGTGGATGTGGCTGCTGCACAACTACCTGTTCTTCCGCATCCCGCTGGTCCGCCCCGACGCCTTCCTGAACGCCACGGTGCGCTACGTCGCGCCCTTCTACAGCCGCGCCTGGTTGTGGACGGTGATCGGTGCGGGAATTCTGGGCCTCATCCTGGCGATGCGCCAGTGGGACAGCTTTGCCCACACCTTCCTGCACTTCTTCACGCTGGAGGGCATGGCGCTTTACGGCCTGACCCTGCTGGTGACGAAGACCCTGCACGAGTTGGGGCACGCCTACACCGCGAAACGCTTCGGCTGCCGGGTGCCGACCATGGGGGCGGCCTTCCTGGTGATGTGGCCGGTGCTCTACACCGACACCAGCGACGCGTGGCGGCTCGTCTCGCGCCGCGCCCGGCTGCACATCGCCGCGGCGGGCATGCTGACCGAGCTGGCGCTGGCCGCCTTCGCCACGCTGGCCTGGAGCTTCCTGCCCGACGGGCCGTTGCGCAGCGCCGCCTTCTTCGTGGCGACGGTGAGCTGGGTGACGACCCTGACGATCAACCTCAGTCCCTTCATGCGCTTCGACGGCTACTACCTGCTGGCCGACGCGCTGGACGTGCCGAACCTGCAGGACCGCGCCTTCGCGCTGGCCCGCTGGCGGCTGAGGGAATGGCTGTTCGGGCTGGGCGACGAGGTGCCGGAGCGGTTCGATCCGTGGATGCACCGGGTGATGCTGGCCTACGCCTTTGCCACCTGGGTCTACCGGCTGGTGCTGTTCATCGGCATCGCGGTGCTGGTCTATCACGTCTTCATCAAGGTGCTGGGAATCGTGCTGTTCGCGGTGGAAGTCGGCTGGTTCATCCTGCGCCCCTTGGTCAACGAGGTGATGGAATGGTGGGAGCGGCGGGGCAGCCTGCGGCCCAACCGGAACCTCCTGATGACTTTGGGCGTCCTTACCGCTCTGGTCTGGCTGGCCTTTGTCCCGGTCACCGGCACCATCGCCGTACCATCGGTGTGGCGGGCGGAGGGCTTCTCGACCCTGTTCGCCCCGGTGCCGTCGCGCATCGCGGAGGTGCTGGTCCAGCCCGGCCAGCGCGTGGCGGCGGGCGACCTGCTGTTCCGCCTGGAGGCGCCGGAACTGACCAGCAAGCTGCAGCAGTCGGAACTGCGCATCGCGCTGGCCCAGGACCGCATCGACCGCATGCTGGCCGCCCGCGACGGGCTGGACCGGGTGCGCGTGATGGAGGAGGATCTGGCCGCCGGCTTGGCCGACCGCCAGGGTCTGCTGGACGGTCTGGCGCGTCTGGAAATCCGCGCGCCCATCGCCGGAACGGTGGTGGACATCGCCGACGCGCTGCGCCCCGGCCGCTGGGTGGGACCATCGCTGGCGCTGGGTCAGATCGTGGCCGACGGCGGCGGGGAACTGGTCGGCTATGTGGCCGAGAACGACCTCACCCGCGTCACGGTGGGGGCCGATGCGGTGTTCCACGCCGACGACCCGCTGCGCCCCCGCATGGCGGCGCGGGTGGCGGCGGTGGATCGGGTGAGTGTGAAAGGGTTGGATGTTCCCGCCCTGGCCTCGATCCACGGCGGTCCGATCGCGGTTGAGAGCCAGACCGGCCCGTCGATGGGACGCACGAACGCCGAGGCGGCGCGCTCAAACCTGAAGCCGGTGGAGGCCGTCTACCGGGTGACCCTGGCGCCGCTGGACCGGACTCAGGCGGGCCCCGCCCACCAGATGCGCGGCGTGGCCCGCGTGGACGGCGAGGCGCGCAGTCTGGCCGACCGCTTCTGGCGCACCGCGCTGGCCGTGCTGATCCGCGAAACCGGGTTCTGA